A portion of the Pseudarthrobacter defluvii genome contains these proteins:
- the chvE gene encoding multiple monosaccharide ABC transporter substrate-binding protein: protein MVRIKKLMGAVALVLALTVGATGCGSRGGAATESGSAAKPSDSLVGISMPTQTSERWIADGANVEKSLKDLGYKTDLQFANDDIPTQVSQIENMLTKGAKALIIAAIDGTTLTDVLAKAKDQNVKVIAYDRLINGTPNVDYYTTFDNYTVGVQQATSLLTGLGLLDASGKKVDGKGPFNIELFAGSPDDNNANFFWSGAMDTLKPYMDAGTLKVPSGQTKFEQAAILRWQAPVAQKRMEDIITSAYSSGTKLNGVLSPYDGLSIGIISALTSTGGYAKGSLPVVTGQDAEKGSVKSIVAGEQYSTIFKDTRQLGAQAVKMVDAVLKGQEPETNDTKTYNNKVKVVPAFLLKSVIITKDNYKKELIDSGYYTDADVK from the coding sequence ATGGTGAGAATCAAAAAACTCATGGGCGCGGTGGCCCTTGTCCTCGCCCTGACGGTGGGCGCCACCGGCTGTGGCTCCCGCGGCGGAGCCGCCACCGAATCCGGCAGTGCCGCCAAGCCCAGCGATTCACTGGTCGGGATCTCGATGCCCACCCAGACCTCCGAACGGTGGATTGCCGATGGCGCCAACGTGGAGAAGTCGCTGAAGGATCTTGGCTACAAGACGGACCTCCAGTTCGCCAATGACGACATCCCCACCCAGGTGTCGCAGATCGAAAACATGCTGACCAAGGGCGCCAAGGCCCTGATCATCGCCGCCATTGACGGCACCACCCTGACTGACGTCCTGGCCAAGGCCAAGGACCAGAACGTCAAGGTCATCGCGTACGACCGCCTGATCAACGGCACCCCGAACGTGGACTACTACACCACGTTCGACAACTACACCGTGGGCGTGCAGCAGGCCACCTCACTGCTGACCGGCCTGGGCCTCCTGGACGCCAGCGGCAAGAAGGTTGACGGCAAGGGCCCCTTCAACATCGAGCTTTTCGCCGGCAGCCCCGACGACAACAACGCCAACTTCTTCTGGAGCGGCGCCATGGACACCCTGAAGCCGTACATGGATGCCGGCACCCTGAAGGTCCCCAGCGGCCAGACCAAGTTTGAGCAGGCCGCGATCCTCCGCTGGCAGGCACCGGTGGCACAGAAGCGCATGGAGGACATCATCACCTCCGCCTACAGCTCGGGCACCAAGCTGAACGGCGTCCTCTCCCCGTACGACGGCCTGTCCATCGGCATCATTTCCGCCCTCACCAGCACCGGCGGCTACGCCAAGGGCAGCCTGCCGGTGGTCACCGGCCAGGATGCCGAAAAGGGCTCCGTCAAGTCCATCGTCGCCGGCGAGCAGTACTCCACCATCTTCAAGGACACCCGCCAACTCGGCGCGCAGGCCGTCAAGATGGTTGACGCCGTCCTCAAGGGCCAGGAGCCGGAAACCAATGACACCAAGACCTACAACAACAAGGTCAAGGTTGTCCCGGCGTTCCTGCTGAAGTCCGTGATCATCACCAAGGACAACTACAAGAAGGAACTGATCGACTCGGGTTACTACACCGACGCCGACGTCAAGTAG
- the araB gene encoding ribulokinase → MPETLSTSSSDPRADQYVIGVDYGTLSGRAVVVRVRDGRELGSAVHEYPHAVVTDSLPEDTAGAESDGHASRLPGEWALQVPNDYREVLRRAVPAAVADAGIDPAAVVGIATDFTACTMVPVKADGTPLNELPGFATRPHAYVKLWRHHAAQGQADRINKLAADRGEDWLPRYGGLISSEWEFAKGLQLLEEDPEAYAAMDHWVEAADWIVWQLCGRYVRNACTAGYKGIYQDGRYPSEDFLAALNPDFKDFVSSKLEHTIGRLGDAAGTLTAEAAAWTGLPEGIAVAVGNVDAHVTAPAAKAVDSGQLVAIMGTSTCHVMNGTELREVPGMCGAVDGGIVPGLWGYEAGQSGVGDIFGWFTKYGVPPEYHQAARDAGLGIHEYLTELASRQAIGEHGLIALDWHSGNRSVLVDHELSGIVVGQTLATRPEDTYRALLEATAFGTRTIVDAFRDAGVPVKEFIVAGGLLKNKLLMQIYADATGLQLSTIGSEQGPALGSAIHAAVAAGAYADIREAAAAMGAEPGEVYTPIPENVAAYDELFQEYKALHDYFGRGSNDVMHRLKAIQRKAARTDLPGTGNPPAPAVEVSA, encoded by the coding sequence ATGCCAGAGACTTTGTCCACATCCAGCTCCGACCCCCGCGCTGACCAGTACGTCATCGGGGTGGACTACGGGACCCTGTCCGGCCGCGCCGTGGTGGTGCGGGTCCGCGACGGCAGGGAACTCGGCAGCGCTGTCCACGAGTACCCGCATGCGGTGGTCACCGATTCCCTGCCCGAAGATACAGCGGGCGCGGAATCCGATGGACACGCCTCAAGGCTTCCCGGCGAATGGGCACTCCAGGTGCCCAACGACTACCGGGAAGTCCTGCGCAGGGCTGTCCCCGCCGCGGTGGCTGACGCAGGGATCGACCCTGCCGCCGTCGTGGGCATTGCCACGGACTTCACCGCCTGCACCATGGTGCCCGTCAAGGCCGACGGCACCCCCCTGAACGAACTGCCGGGCTTCGCCACCCGGCCGCATGCCTATGTGAAGCTCTGGCGCCACCACGCGGCGCAGGGGCAGGCTGACCGGATTAACAAGCTCGCCGCCGACCGGGGTGAGGACTGGCTTCCGCGCTATGGGGGGCTGATCTCCTCCGAGTGGGAGTTCGCCAAGGGCCTGCAACTGCTGGAAGAGGACCCGGAAGCCTACGCCGCCATGGACCACTGGGTTGAGGCGGCGGACTGGATCGTCTGGCAGCTGTGCGGGCGGTACGTCCGCAACGCCTGCACGGCGGGTTACAAGGGGATTTACCAGGACGGCCGGTATCCGTCCGAGGACTTCCTTGCTGCCCTGAACCCGGACTTCAAAGACTTCGTCAGCTCCAAGCTGGAGCACACCATCGGGCGGCTGGGGGATGCCGCAGGCACCCTTACCGCCGAGGCTGCTGCCTGGACCGGACTGCCGGAGGGCATCGCCGTGGCCGTGGGAAACGTTGACGCGCACGTCACGGCCCCGGCTGCCAAAGCAGTGGACTCCGGCCAGCTGGTGGCTATCATGGGCACCTCCACCTGCCACGTCATGAACGGCACGGAACTGCGCGAAGTGCCCGGGATGTGCGGGGCAGTGGACGGCGGCATCGTGCCGGGCCTTTGGGGCTACGAGGCCGGACAGTCCGGCGTCGGGGACATCTTTGGCTGGTTCACCAAGTACGGCGTGCCGCCCGAATACCACCAGGCTGCCAGGGATGCGGGCCTGGGCATCCACGAATACCTCACCGAACTCGCGTCGCGGCAGGCCATCGGGGAGCACGGCCTGATCGCCCTCGACTGGCACTCGGGCAACCGCTCAGTCCTGGTGGACCACGAGCTCTCCGGGATTGTGGTGGGCCAGACCTTGGCCACCAGGCCCGAGGACACATACCGGGCGCTGCTTGAAGCCACGGCTTTCGGGACCCGCACCATCGTGGACGCCTTCCGCGACGCCGGCGTCCCGGTCAAGGAATTCATCGTGGCCGGCGGCCTGCTCAAGAACAAACTCCTTATGCAGATCTACGCGGACGCCACCGGCCTGCAGCTGTCCACCATCGGCTCGGAGCAGGGCCCGGCGCTGGGCTCGGCCATCCACGCCGCCGTGGCCGCGGGCGCCTACGCGGACATCCGCGAAGCTGCCGCCGCCATGGGTGCCGAACCCGGAGAGGTGTACACCCCGATACCGGAAAACGTGGCCGCCTACGACGAACTGTTCCAGGAGTACAAGGCGCTGCACGACTACTTCGGCCGCGGCAGCAACGACGTCATGCACCGGCTCAAGGCCATCCAGCGCAAAGCGGCACGGACTGACCTGCCGGGCACCGGCAACCCGCCGGCACCCGCTGTGGAGGTGTCCGCATGA
- a CDS encoding L-ribulose-5-phosphate 4-epimerase yields the protein MTAGTGVTPAILQTIARIREEVCALHAELTRYELVVWTAGNVSARVPGTDLMVIKPSGVSYQDLTPEQMIVTDLHGTPVRGTNVGGGGTVDWGNPPLSPSSDTAAHAYVYRHMPDVGGVVHTHSTYATAWAARGEAIPCVLTMMGDEFGGEIPVGPFALIGDDSIGHGIVETLKNSNSPAVLMQNHGPFTIGKDARSAVKAAVMCEEVARTVHISRQLGEPLPIKQDHIDSLYARYQNVYGQ from the coding sequence ATGACCGCCGGCACCGGTGTAACCCCGGCGATCCTGCAAACCATTGCCCGGATCCGTGAGGAAGTGTGCGCGCTGCACGCCGAGCTGACCCGGTACGAACTGGTGGTCTGGACCGCGGGCAACGTTTCAGCCCGCGTACCCGGGACCGACCTCATGGTCATCAAGCCCTCCGGCGTCTCCTACCAGGACCTGACTCCGGAGCAGATGATTGTCACCGACCTGCACGGCACCCCGGTGCGGGGCACCAACGTCGGTGGCGGCGGGACCGTCGATTGGGGCAACCCGCCCCTGTCACCGTCCTCCGACACGGCCGCCCACGCCTACGTGTACCGGCACATGCCCGACGTGGGCGGGGTAGTGCACACCCACTCCACCTACGCCACCGCCTGGGCCGCCAGGGGAGAAGCCATCCCGTGCGTGCTGACCATGATGGGTGACGAGTTCGGCGGCGAGATTCCGGTGGGACCGTTCGCGCTGATCGGTGATGACTCGATCGGCCACGGCATCGTGGAGACGCTGAAGAACTCCAATTCGCCTGCCGTCCTGATGCAGAACCATGGCCCCTTCACCATCGGCAAGGACGCCCGGTCCGCCGTGAAGGCCGCCGTCATGTGCGAGGAAGTGGCCCGTACCGTCCATATTTCCCGGCAACTCGGCGAACCCCTGCCCATCAAACAGGACCACATCGACTCCCTCTACGCCCGCTACCAGAACGTTTACGGCCAATAG
- the araA gene encoding L-arabinose isomerase, which yields MSTAANTSLDGYEVWFLTGSQHLYGEEVLKQVAAQSQEIANQLNASSAVPVRIVWKPVLTDSDAIRRTALEANSDDSVIGVTAWMHTFSPAKMWIQGLDLLRKPLLHLHTQANRDLPWADIDFDFMNLNQAAHGDREFGYIQSRLGIARKTVVGHVSNPEVGRQVGSWQRAAAGWAAVRTLKLTRFGDNMRNVAVTEGDKTEAELRFGVAVNTWSVNELADAVHGAAESDVDALVAEYEDLYDVVPELRAGAARHESLRYGARIELGLRSFLEANGSAAFTTSFEDLGALRQLPGLAVQRLMAAGYGFGAEGDWKTAILVRAAKVMGAGLPGGASLMEDYTYHLEPGSEKILGAHMLEVCPSLTAQKPRLEIHPLGIGGKEDPVRLVFDADASPGVVVALSDMRDRFRLVANAVDVVPLDQPLPNLPVARALWEPKPDFATSAAAWLTAGAAHHTVLSTQVGMDVFEDFAEIAKTELLTIDEGTTIRQFKKDLNWNAAYYKLAGGI from the coding sequence ATGAGCACCGCAGCAAACACCTCCCTCGACGGCTACGAGGTCTGGTTCCTCACCGGCAGCCAGCACCTTTACGGCGAGGAGGTCCTCAAGCAGGTGGCCGCCCAGTCACAGGAGATCGCCAACCAGCTCAACGCATCTTCCGCGGTGCCCGTGCGGATCGTGTGGAAGCCGGTCCTCACCGATTCCGACGCCATCCGCCGCACCGCGCTGGAGGCGAACTCGGATGATTCCGTGATCGGCGTGACGGCCTGGATGCACACCTTCAGCCCGGCCAAGATGTGGATCCAGGGACTTGACCTGCTGCGCAAGCCCCTGTTGCACCTGCACACGCAGGCCAACCGGGACCTGCCGTGGGCGGACATCGACTTCGACTTCATGAACCTGAACCAGGCCGCCCACGGCGACCGCGAGTTCGGGTACATCCAGTCCCGCCTGGGCATTGCCCGGAAGACCGTCGTCGGGCACGTCTCCAACCCCGAGGTCGGCCGCCAGGTGGGGTCCTGGCAGCGTGCCGCCGCGGGCTGGGCGGCCGTCCGCACGCTGAAGCTGACCCGCTTTGGCGACAACATGCGCAACGTCGCCGTCACCGAAGGTGACAAGACCGAGGCCGAGCTGCGCTTCGGCGTCGCGGTCAATACCTGGTCCGTCAACGAACTCGCCGACGCCGTGCACGGCGCTGCAGAGTCCGACGTCGACGCCCTGGTGGCGGAGTACGAGGACCTGTATGACGTGGTGCCGGAGCTCCGCGCAGGCGCGGCACGGCATGAATCGCTGCGGTACGGGGCCCGGATTGAACTGGGGCTGCGGTCCTTCCTGGAAGCCAATGGCTCCGCGGCGTTCACCACGTCCTTCGAGGATCTTGGTGCGCTCCGCCAGCTGCCCGGCCTGGCGGTGCAGCGGCTCATGGCTGCCGGCTACGGCTTCGGCGCCGAGGGTGACTGGAAGACCGCCATCCTGGTCCGCGCCGCCAAGGTGATGGGCGCCGGCCTGCCCGGTGGCGCATCGCTGATGGAGGACTACACCTACCACCTGGAGCCGGGGTCCGAGAAGATCCTCGGCGCCCACATGCTGGAAGTCTGCCCCTCCCTGACCGCGCAGAAGCCGCGGCTGGAAATCCACCCGCTGGGCATCGGCGGCAAGGAAGACCCGGTCCGCCTGGTGTTCGACGCCGATGCCTCCCCGGGCGTCGTCGTCGCCCTGTCCGACATGCGGGACCGCTTCCGCCTGGTGGCCAACGCCGTCGACGTCGTCCCCCTTGACCAGCCGCTGCCCAACCTGCCCGTGGCCCGCGCCCTGTGGGAGCCCAAGCCCGACTTCGCCACCTCGGCCGCCGCCTGGCTGACCGCCGGCGCCGCCCACCACACCGTCCTCTCCACCCAGGTGGGCATGGACGTGTTCGAGGACTTCGCCGAAATCGCCAAGACGGAGCTGCTCACCATCGACGAAGGCACCACCATCCGCCAGTTCAAGAAGGACCTGAACTGGAACGCGGCCTACTACAAGCTGGCCGGGGGGATCTGA
- a CDS encoding LacI family DNA-binding transcriptional regulator: protein MVRRPRLEDVAELAGVSHQTVSRVVNCHPNVSAGTREKVEAAIAQLGYRRNSAARSLVTRRSQTIGVLASELSQYGPANTLLGVERAARDAGYFVSVAALREVNRDAILAAVRHFLDQSVEGIVVIVPHLEMPAALAELPIGVPVVAVGTTGTDAVGGVKVDQRRGAELAVRHLIGQGHVRIGHVAGPQDWIDAVARADGWRGALDAAGLDADLMIEGDWSAGSGYEIGRKVAASPRATALFVGNDQMALGVLRALNEAGIKVPEDVSVVGFDDQPEAGYFSPPLTVVRQDFEELGRRCMDLMLRALDGAEGPQTLVVEPELVLRSSTAPPA, encoded by the coding sequence ATGGTGCGGCGGCCGAGGCTTGAGGATGTGGCGGAGCTGGCCGGGGTCTCGCACCAGACCGTGTCACGGGTGGTCAACTGCCACCCGAATGTGAGCGCGGGGACCCGGGAGAAAGTGGAGGCGGCGATTGCCCAGCTGGGGTACCGCCGCAACTCCGCTGCCCGAAGCCTGGTCACCCGGCGCTCGCAGACCATCGGGGTCCTGGCCAGTGAACTGTCGCAGTACGGGCCTGCCAACACCCTGCTCGGGGTGGAACGCGCCGCGCGGGACGCTGGGTACTTCGTCAGCGTCGCTGCCTTGCGGGAGGTCAACCGCGATGCGATCCTGGCCGCCGTCCGGCACTTCCTGGACCAGTCGGTGGAAGGCATCGTGGTGATCGTTCCGCACCTGGAGATGCCGGCCGCCCTCGCGGAACTGCCTATCGGAGTGCCTGTGGTGGCCGTGGGGACCACAGGCACTGACGCCGTTGGCGGGGTCAAGGTGGACCAGCGCCGTGGGGCGGAACTGGCGGTGCGGCACCTCATCGGGCAGGGGCACGTCCGTATCGGGCACGTGGCGGGGCCCCAGGACTGGATCGACGCGGTGGCCCGTGCCGATGGCTGGCGGGGCGCCCTGGACGCGGCCGGCCTCGACGCCGATCTCATGATCGAGGGTGACTGGAGCGCCGGCAGCGGTTATGAGATAGGCCGCAAGGTGGCAGCCAGCCCCCGTGCCACTGCGCTGTTTGTAGGCAACGACCAGATGGCCCTGGGGGTCCTGCGGGCGTTGAATGAGGCAGGAATCAAGGTGCCGGAGGACGTCTCCGTGGTGGGCTTCGACGACCAGCCCGAAGCCGGCTACTTCAGCCCGCCCTTGACGGTGGTCCGGCAGGACTTCGAAGAACTGGGCCGGCGTTGCATGGACCTGATGCTCAGGGCACTGGACGGTGCGGAGGGACCGCAGACGCTGGTGGTGGAGCCCGAACTCGTCCTGCGCAGCAGCACCGCCCCGCCGGCCTGA
- a CDS encoding DUF4193 domain-containing protein gives MATDYDAPRKQEEESPADSLEALQASRSGNAQTAVIDVDENDTAEGIDLPGADLSNEELTVIVVPEQSDEFTCSSCFLVRHRSQVAREKNGLKYCRDCEG, from the coding sequence ATGGCTACCGATTACGATGCTCCACGCAAGCAGGAAGAAGAGTCGCCCGCTGACTCTCTCGAGGCCCTCCAGGCATCACGGAGCGGCAACGCGCAGACCGCGGTTATCGATGTCGACGAAAACGACACCGCTGAAGGTATCGACCTGCCCGGCGCCGACCTGTCCAACGAGGAACTGACCGTCATTGTGGTTCCCGAGCAGTCCGACGAGTTCACCTGCTCGTCGTGCTTCCTGGTCCGCCACCGGTCGCAGGTTGCCCGTGAAAAGAACGGCCTGAAGTACTGCCGCGACTGCGAAGGCTAA
- a CDS encoding AMIN-like domain-containing (lipo)protein, with translation MKKFSIWLAAVLLAVGLGIVVQGPASAAPYCGLTWGSLAKSGQDTGTASVTNVRTGQHYCFDRLVVDLNGPAVAYTVQYVPRIEQEGSGLPVPVRGGARLHISIKAPSYDENGNATYSPADRNELSNVSGYQTFRQVVSAGSFEGYTSLGLGVRARLPFRVFTLDGPGSGSRLVIDVAHFW, from the coding sequence ATGAAAAAGTTCTCCATCTGGCTCGCAGCCGTCCTGCTGGCTGTAGGGCTGGGAATCGTGGTCCAGGGACCTGCCTCGGCGGCTCCCTACTGCGGGCTCACCTGGGGCTCGCTGGCAAAATCCGGGCAGGACACCGGTACCGCATCCGTTACCAATGTCCGCACGGGGCAGCACTACTGTTTCGACCGGCTGGTGGTGGACCTCAACGGCCCTGCGGTCGCCTATACCGTGCAGTATGTGCCGCGGATCGAGCAGGAGGGCTCGGGGCTTCCCGTTCCGGTGCGGGGCGGTGCGCGCCTGCACATCAGCATCAAGGCGCCCTCCTATGACGAGAACGGCAACGCCACCTACAGCCCCGCGGACAGGAATGAACTCAGCAACGTTTCCGGCTACCAGACCTTCCGCCAGGTAGTCTCCGCAGGAAGCTTTGAAGGATACACAAGCCTGGGCCTGGGCGTTCGGGCCCGCCTTCCGTTCCGGGTCTTCACCCTGGACGGTCCCGGCTCCGGCTCCCGGCTGGTCATAGACGTGGCGCACTTCTGGTGA
- a CDS encoding APC family permease, with protein sequence MTETIRTSTAKPGPHAHAPSADGVGDKGLKGGQLGLLAVVVLGISTIAPAYTLTSALGPTVNEAGLQLPVIFLIGFIPMILVSLAYRELNADSPDSGTTFTWVTKAFGPWVGWMGGWGLLAANIIVLSNLAGVAVDFFYLFLSQLTGSPELADLADNKALNVITCFVFVALAVWVSYRGLHTTKLVQYSLVGFQLLVLGLFVGMAFANWSTSETAIPFSWDWFDVTKIETFGQVAAGISLSIFVYWGWDVCLTVNEETANGKKTAGVAGTLTAVIVLAIYLLVSIATMMFAGVGDTGNGLNNAENHENIFTALASPIMGPFAILMSLAVLSSSAASLQSTFMSPSRSLLAMAHYGALPKPFSRISRKFATPGFATIAAGIISAGFYAVMHVVSENVLNDTILALGLMICFYYGLTALACTWYFRHSLFNSARHFLFRLVCPVVGGVGLFVVFFKTAMDSLAPEFGSGSEVFGVGLVFILGVGILALGAVVMLVLSRTHPGFFRGETLKRDTPALVVPE encoded by the coding sequence ATGACAGAGACAATCCGCACCAGTACGGCCAAACCCGGCCCGCACGCCCATGCCCCATCCGCGGACGGCGTCGGCGACAAGGGTCTCAAGGGTGGGCAGCTCGGGCTCCTCGCCGTCGTCGTCCTGGGCATTTCGACCATTGCCCCCGCCTACACCCTCACCAGCGCGCTGGGTCCCACCGTCAATGAAGCCGGCCTCCAGCTGCCCGTCATCTTCCTGATCGGGTTCATCCCCATGATTCTGGTCTCGCTCGCCTACCGGGAACTCAACGCCGACTCCCCGGACAGCGGCACTACTTTCACCTGGGTGACCAAGGCCTTCGGGCCCTGGGTCGGCTGGATGGGCGGCTGGGGCCTGCTGGCGGCCAACATCATCGTGCTGTCCAACCTCGCCGGCGTCGCCGTCGACTTCTTCTACCTTTTCCTGTCCCAGCTCACCGGCTCCCCGGAGCTCGCAGACCTGGCGGACAACAAGGCCCTGAACGTCATCACCTGCTTCGTCTTCGTGGCGCTGGCCGTCTGGGTCAGCTACCGCGGCCTGCACACCACCAAGCTGGTGCAGTACAGCCTGGTGGGCTTCCAACTGCTGGTCCTCGGCCTGTTCGTGGGTATGGCGTTTGCCAACTGGTCCACCTCGGAAACGGCCATCCCGTTCAGCTGGGACTGGTTCGACGTCACCAAGATCGAAACCTTCGGCCAGGTTGCCGCCGGCATCTCCCTGTCGATCTTCGTCTACTGGGGCTGGGACGTCTGCCTCACCGTCAATGAGGAGACGGCCAACGGCAAGAAGACCGCCGGCGTGGCAGGCACCCTGACGGCCGTCATCGTCCTTGCCATCTACCTCCTGGTCAGCATCGCCACCATGATGTTCGCCGGCGTCGGAGATACCGGCAACGGCCTGAACAACGCCGAAAACCACGAGAACATCTTCACCGCGTTGGCCTCCCCCATCATGGGCCCCTTCGCCATCCTGATGTCCCTCGCCGTGCTCTCCAGCTCTGCCGCCTCCCTCCAGTCCACCTTCATGTCGCCGTCGCGGAGTCTGCTGGCCATGGCCCACTACGGTGCCCTGCCGAAGCCGTTCAGCCGGATCAGCAGGAAGTTCGCGACGCCGGGCTTCGCCACCATCGCTGCCGGGATCATCTCGGCGGGGTTCTACGCCGTAATGCACGTGGTCAGCGAGAACGTCCTGAACGACACCATCCTGGCCCTGGGCCTGATGATCTGCTTCTACTACGGCCTGACCGCACTCGCCTGCACCTGGTACTTCCGCCACAGCCTCTTCAACAGCGCACGCCACTTCCTGTTCCGGCTGGTGTGCCCGGTGGTCGGTGGCGTGGGCCTGTTCGTAGTGTTCTTCAAGACCGCCATGGACAGCCTGGCTCCGGAGTTCGGCAGCGGCTCGGAGGTCTTCGGCGTGGGCCTGGTGTTCATCCTGGGCGTCGGCATCCTGGCGCTGGGCGCCGTCGTCATGCTGGTCCTGTCCCGCACCCACCCCGGCTTCTTCCGCGGTGAAACCCTGAAGCGGGACACCCCCGCCCTGGTGGTTCCGGAGTAA
- a CDS encoding Dps family protein, with product MKASPTLTNNLQAVLADLIELHVQGKQAHWNIVGTNFRDLHLQLDEIVDAARQFADDTAERMRALHALPDGRSSTVAETTSLAQFPEGLISTEDAIERIVAAMEAAVGTMRKVHDEVDEEDPTSADLLHEFIARLEQFAWMVQAENMKPTAKVTAADSK from the coding sequence ATGAAAGCTTCACCGACATTGACCAACAACCTGCAGGCTGTCCTTGCGGACCTGATCGAGCTCCACGTCCAGGGCAAGCAGGCGCACTGGAACATCGTGGGCACCAACTTCCGCGACCTCCACCTGCAGCTGGATGAAATCGTGGACGCTGCCCGCCAGTTCGCCGACGATACCGCCGAGCGGATGCGCGCCCTGCATGCGCTTCCGGACGGCCGCAGCTCCACCGTTGCCGAAACCACCAGCCTGGCCCAGTTCCCTGAAGGGCTGATCAGCACTGAAGATGCCATCGAGCGGATCGTCGCTGCCATGGAGGCTGCCGTGGGCACCATGCGCAAGGTTCATGACGAAGTGGATGAGGAGGACCCCACCTCCGCGGACCTCCTGCACGAATTCATCGCCCGGCTGGAGCAGTTCGCCTGGATGGTGCAGGCGGAAAACATGAAGCCCACTGCCAAGGTCACGGCTGCAGACTCAAAGTAG
- a CDS encoding MFS transporter: protein MTTSTSPAPSRTDGNAPRQLWRDWVALGLLMFPVLLVAVDNTALTFALPAIARALEPSGVQLLWIVDAYPLVLAGLLVSMGSFGDRIGRRRLLVIGSIGFAALSAATAFAPTPEWLIAGRAALGFFGAMLMPSTLSLIRNIFPEPNRRRLAVAIWAAGFSGGAALGPIAGGWLVEQFWWGAVFLVAVPLMVPLLALGPALIPESRDPSPGKVDIPSILLSMLVMVPVVYGIKAVATEGPGAAGLGAIAFGLAMGAVFVQRQLRLEHPLLDMSLFRNRVFSMAITANILALFSFNGFILFLAQHLQLLEGMSPSGAGVAMVPALAATVVAGLVVVPLVRKVRPGYVVAAGLAFSAAGYSMVTFGNHDGGPSLLLAALLVLALGVGTAETISNDLILGAAPPAKSGAAAAISETGYEVGSLLGTAVLGSILTASYQQNLRLPAGLEGILPGPTLHNAGETLAGAVEAANLLPPPLAGALRDAAAAAFDSGVHVTAAIGLVLMATAAVLAAVVLRKVPKAA, encoded by the coding sequence CCTGGTGGCCGTGGACAACACGGCGCTGACATTCGCGCTGCCTGCCATCGCCCGCGCCCTGGAACCGTCCGGCGTGCAGCTGCTGTGGATCGTGGACGCCTATCCCCTGGTGCTGGCCGGCCTGCTGGTATCCATGGGAAGCTTCGGCGACCGGATTGGCCGGCGGCGGCTCCTGGTCATCGGCAGCATCGGTTTCGCCGCACTCTCGGCCGCCACCGCCTTCGCACCGACGCCGGAGTGGCTGATCGCCGGCCGCGCAGCCCTGGGCTTCTTCGGGGCCATGCTGATGCCGTCCACGCTGTCGCTGATCCGCAACATCTTTCCCGAGCCCAACCGCCGGCGGCTGGCAGTCGCCATCTGGGCTGCGGGATTCTCCGGCGGCGCCGCCCTCGGGCCGATTGCCGGCGGCTGGCTGGTGGAGCAATTCTGGTGGGGCGCGGTCTTCCTTGTAGCGGTACCCCTCATGGTTCCCCTGCTGGCGCTGGGGCCGGCCCTGATCCCGGAGTCCAGGGATCCCTCCCCGGGGAAGGTGGACATCCCGAGCATCCTGCTCTCCATGCTGGTCATGGTGCCCGTGGTGTACGGCATCAAGGCCGTCGCCACGGAGGGGCCGGGCGCAGCAGGGCTGGGGGCAATTGCCTTTGGCCTGGCCATGGGAGCCGTGTTCGTGCAGCGGCAGCTGCGCCTGGAGCACCCGCTGCTGGACATGTCCCTGTTCCGCAACAGGGTGTTCAGCATGGCCATAACCGCCAACATCCTGGCCCTGTTTTCCTTCAACGGGTTCATCCTGTTCCTCGCCCAGCACCTGCAGCTCCTCGAAGGAATGAGCCCCTCCGGGGCGGGAGTTGCCATGGTCCCCGCGCTGGCGGCCACAGTGGTGGCCGGCCTGGTGGTGGTGCCGCTGGTCCGCAAGGTCCGGCCCGGGTACGTGGTGGCTGCGGGGCTGGCGTTCAGCGCCGCCGGCTACAGCATGGTGACGTTCGGAAACCACGACGGCGGCCCGTCGCTGCTGCTGGCAGCCCTCCTGGTCCTGGCGCTGGGCGTGGGCACGGCGGAGACCATCTCCAACGACCTCATCCTGGGCGCCGCCCCGCCGGCGAAGTCGGGGGCGGCCGCGGCAATTTCCGAAACGGGCTACGAGGTGGGTTCCCTGCTGGGGACAGCCGTCCTGGGATCCATTTTGACCGCCTCCTACCAGCAGAACCTTCGGCTGCCTGCGGGGCTGGAGGGCATACTGCCCGGGCCCACCTTGCACAACGCCGGGGAGACACTGGCGGGCGCCGTGGAGGCGGCCAACCTGCTGCCGCCACCGCTTGCCGGCGCCCTCAGGGACGCCGCCGCTGCAGCGTTCGACTCGGGGGTGCACGTGACCGCGGCAATTGGGCTGGTACTGATGGCGACGGCGGCAGTCCTCGCGGCCGTCGTGCTGCGAAAAGTGCCAAAAGCGGCGTAG